AAGGAAACAAACCCACGCAGCAGTGAGGTCTCACCCAGAATCATGTTGCAGGCAGGGACACGCACATTTTCAAAGTGCACTTCAAAGTGGCCTCCGTGGACGGCATCTGAGcacagaaacaagaggaaagtTTAAAGactgtttgtgtggaaaaatacaaactaaACGGTATAAAACCTACCGTCCTGTCCGAACACGGTGAGAGGTCGGACTCGTTTTACACCTGGTGTGTCCATGGGGACGAGAATCATGCTGTGTTGGCCGTGCCTgagaaacacattcataacaaAAAGGGAACGACCACTATTTAACTATTTGATTTAAATAGGAAATTCCACAATAACGATTCTACTAGTTTATGCTGCTCTGAAAGTGGAACATTTTTGCAACAGCCATTAATGGTGAGAATCTACAACCGAAATTATTTCACACGCTCTTTCCAAACGGTTGGGTGCATCTGAAAGTGTAGGTGTGGTTGAATAAATTACTCTCCATTAACATCTTCAACACATGTAACTGATGAGCTTTTGGATAAAGATCAGTCCGCCACAGGCATCAACAAGATTTGATTTAATGCCTCGTGATACCTCAAACATTTGGCAGGGTGGTTCAAAATGcaagtgcatgctgggaagtgCACTCCGCCCCTGAGCAAAGTCCCCTTCCATTACAATAGTAAtataacagagggagaaaagtgCAAAGGTTTCGCAAACAAGTAGCACAGCagcatttcaataaaaaaaacagaagactGGAATATTGATGTGAACTCTGCACAACACAGTACAAGAAACATGAAATTACTCCTCTGACCTGTTGCCAACATCTGGAGAACGGCCCCTGCACATCACAATGGCCACTTTGCATTGAGGATTTCCAGCACCTGCAGGGAACAGTCAGAAACACTGTGGTTCATTTGTATTCCAGTCTCGTCGATGTGGGGGTTCAACAAACAACAGGGACAAACAACTTTTCACGGTTTGAGTTTGTCCTTAAACTTCCCACGACCGGAGTGTGCGGTCGGAAACTGAGAGGCCGCGACAGATTGATGGCATCACAGCCACGGGTTGAGTTTATATCTTCACCCGTAGTAGCTTTCAGTTTGTCATTTAAGAGATTTTCTTTGTTGGAGAGAAGTTGAAAGTATGAGTTGTAGCTGGAAAACAATAattcaaaaacataaacacactgtaCAGAACTCCCACTAGAGGGCGAAgtcatacagacacacagaagtATTAATCAACTTTACCAGGTGTTAGacaaagctgcagaggaagtgaTGAAATGAATAACCAGATATTATTATTACGAAGgagagcacacacctccgccGAGACCAAGCCCCATGactccacatttaaattcactagatacagaTTATTGTTTGGATCCTGCACCAAATTTCCATTCATTCTCATTCTCATAAATATCCGCCATTTCTcgcaatgttcaagaaagtttataaaaatgtcGCACACAACATCCTTCCATCGAGGTTCATTGTAAACTGtccggtagtttttgcgtaatcttgcttacaaacaaacaaacaaacaaggggtgaaaacataacctcctcggttgaagtaataaacttcATGAACAGACGAGTCAGAAAAGATCTTGGATCCCTAAGGCACAGTTAAGGTGACCAATGATCTGCCTTCCTGTTTATATTCCTGTCCCAAGTGAAAAACACCTGTCCCCTGAGGACAGGACATATGGACGCCAGACAGCTACAGATGAGACAATAACGGTCTGTGATTATTTCCAGTCAGCTCATGTACATGAGGACACAGTCTGACTGATGTTTAGTTTAGTAACTCTCTGTGATCGCGGTTAGGGTTACGGTGCCTTCATTGTGGCAAAACCACATTTTCTACACACCCAACTCCTCCCAGAGTTCACACACTGTACGGAAAAGCCTGTTTGGTTTCCCTGTTAGTTTGGTTTCCCTGTTAACTCTTGCATAAAGTGAGGTGAGGTGACTCGACAGCCGTGTCCATACACGACTTATCACCACTGGAATGAAAAGAAACCTCACAGCTCAGTAATTCATCTTCCGTTGAACGTGACATCCAAATATTTAGATGATGTTgaagttgtaaaaaaaatgttcttgtCAGGATCATGTATAAAATGATATATGACGTCTCTTTACTTTACTAAAtatgtttcattttataaaaaaatgtgttgtacaCCTAGTTCAAaatcaatgtatttttattttatacagaAACACGCAGAGAGACGAGTGCACCTTCTCTGAGGAAACTGAAATTGtattgaaaagaagaaaaagcaagaaaaataaatacttaaacatttcatgttaaaagtaaaatagAGTGATTTAGTCCACAGGATCTTTGCAGATGTGAGTCAGGCTGGtaaacactgaactgaacatTTCCCGCAAACCAGACAATAAGTTCAGTAAATGGGACAAACTGCAGCGACCAGGAGACTCCCTGTGTGACATCACGAGGGGGAAACAGcgagagagcacacacacagagctacgTGGTGAGGAGAGTGTCGACAGCAAAGGGAGGCGGGACAGGGCCGAGGCAAAGAGATCAGTCACTTCagtcctgcaggagaaaaagCTTTTTCTCCTCAGGACTCATTACAACtgtttgtgattttaaaaaaaacacggaTTTTTAACAATCAACTTCAAACAATTCACACAGCAACTGACAGGAGGTAAGAAAATCGCCCTCAATTCCTGTTTTcttgaaatatttaatgttttcaacAACAAAGACAAGCCAAACTCTGACTAGAGGAACGCACAGAAATCTTGAATCCACAATCTTTACCAGATTagtttaaagaaatataatgttttaacTATGCTGTTTGATTTCTGCCTTTTCATGGAAATGTATTGTAATTTGTGAAGTCAACGGTTCACTTCAGTGTTAGAACAACAGTCAAAGTCCAGGATATTTTATGAGGTTATCATAACCACAGTGAGGTAATGATAACAAGCTAAACTGAGCCTGATACTTTTGTTTTGAGTGGGTGTGTTTATCTCATCACAGTTTTACTCTTGGTTTTCTGATCAGTAACCAAAGTAAATCATTATCACTATAGTCACTGTTGCTTTAGGTTAAAACTCCACTGtcagaataaaaatgaattgtatgttgtttcatttaaaagtaaataaaaatagtcacaactaataaaatacagagaataaCTCAACAGCTAAATCTAATTTTATTACGACGTAAAAAGCGCGTTTACATTTATAGTGTTTGTTCACACATCAGCAAAATGGGATTACATTTCCTATTATCATTacattattgtttatatttaattattaatttacatatgtatatttaattttatttgtgaagaTCAAATAACcagaacaacagcaacacaaacttGTATTAACCTATTACTCCTCTTGCATATGAAGCACAGCTGTTGACAGCAGTCGAATACTTGACATTTCTGTGTTCCCATGAACATCTGTTCCAGAAATCCTGCTCCTCCCAATTGGGAGATAAGGACTCATTATGCAACAAATCTGTAAACGTTTCATAAAAGTGACAAACTGTCATCTTTGTAATTAACACGTTTTGCCAAAATGTTTTGTGATACGCAAAATActtttttggttttggtttttggACATGAATTATATCGCCAGTCATGTTTTGCTGTTGGATTTCTCAGTTTCCAACAAATGTCACGTGAACAGTAGCAATATCTTCGTGACCAAAAGTATTAACTTCTATTTAGTTTGATTCTGGTGTTTCCTCAAGTTTTAAGATGTTGTTTTCCAAAGACAATTATCTGTTTGGATCAGAGACAAGAGTCGacttgttcacacacacagggcagtaTTTACTGGTCCTCAGCAGACATAACATCTGGAGCAAACAACTTTGAGGGTATGTTAACAATACAATGAGTCTAGATGACAGTCTCACTTCCATGGGACGTTCTGTTGAACCAGTAAAAAGCAACATCCTGGATTTGAATCTGTTGAGAGACCTTGGCTACACCCGCGTGTCTCATCTCTCCTTCCACATAATTCCTGTCATTCCTGACCTTTTGACGGTCTCCTACGGGCTAAATGCCGATAATCACTAAAACAGAGGAGCTTGGAGCTGCAGACATTGATCACGGTATCCAACAAAATGAACACTATCTGAATTCAAAGGGTAATTAGAGGGTCGGCAAGTCTTCTCGTCTGCTTTTCATCCCTCAGAGCTGTTTTCACTGGGGTTATTCAAGCCAACACACAGTTCAAACATACAGGGCTTAGGCCATTAGGGAAGCCACGCAGGAGAGATTCCTCTGATGCACAATACAGAAACAACCTCTCTGTCCGGTTGCAGAGGAGCTCATGGTATACAATGATCTCATTCTGTGAAACAACACAATGGgttgattatttatttcatagtGTGAATCACAGCATGAGGAACTAAAAAGGGCAAAGTGAAATGTTctcaaatttgaaaataaatagtacctttttttcccccgtacagaaaaaataaataatggaagaTTACTCTTATCACGAGGACGAGGACCCCAGCTTTAATGACACGTATGATTACGATTATGAACACAGTGTCTGCGACAAAGAGACGGTGCGCTCCTTTGCCAGCGTCTTCCTGCCGGTCGTCTATGCCCTGGCTCTGGTGGTTGGTCTGGCCGGGAACACCCTGGTAGTGGTGGTCTACACATCAAAGCTGCGACTACGAACCCTGACAGATGTGTGCATCCTTAACCTCGCCATTTCCGACTTACTGcttctcctcaccctccccttctgGGCGGCTGATGCCGTTCATGGCTGGAAGTTGGGTTCGGCAGCCTGCAAGATCACCTCCTTCCTCTACAGTGCCAACTTCAGCTGTgggatgctgctgctggcgtGTATCAGTGTGGATCGCTACCGCGCTGTCACCCAAAGTCCATCAGGCAGGACTGGGACAGGTGCCCGTCTAAGGAGACAATGGctcctggtgtgtgtggtgttgtgggCTGTGGCCAGCTTTCTTGGCCTTCCCGAACTTATCTTCTCCAAAGTGAAACACTCTCACAACCGGACGGCCTGCACAGCCGTCTACCCCCACAGCATGGCCAGACCAGCAAAGGCTGCCttggagctgctggaggtgacACTTAGATTCTTGCTGCCTTTCTTAGTCATGGTGGCGTGCTACTGCTCGGTGGGACGGATCCTGAGCCGGGCGGCCGGGGTGCAAAGAGACCGGAAGTGGCGTGCCCTGCGAGTCCTGCTGGCTGTGGTGGCCGTGTTCCTGCTCACCCAGCTGCCCTACAACGTGGTCAAACTGTGCCGAGCGATGGACGTCATCTACAATCTTGTGACCAACTGCGATGTCAGCAAGGGCCTGGATCATGCTCTTCAAGTGACAGAGAGCCTGGCACTGTCCCACGCCTGCATTAACCCTCTCCTCTACGCCTTCCTCGGCTCCTCCTTCAGGGTACACGTCCTCAAGACCGCCAAGCAACTTGGACAGAGGCTTAAGAGACACTCAAGACGCGTGAAAGAGGAGCCGGCAGTGGAGATTTCACTCAACACGTGCAATCCAGCGCAATCCCAGTCTGGTTCAGAGGACCAAGACACAAGCACCTTCactatttaaagcaacactatgttacttttactgagcaacagcgccccctgcagccacacagggTGATTAGTTCTGTTGGGCGCTGTCCGAGCAATTAAGGGGTTTTCAtgttgagaaaaaacaaagcctatTAATCTATTGACTGcgcactgaactgaaacacagctG
This portion of the Hippoglossus stenolepis isolate QCI-W04-F060 chromosome 19, HSTE1.2, whole genome shotgun sequence genome encodes:
- the ackr4b gene encoding atypical chemokine receptor 4b, which codes for MEDYSYHEDEDPSFNDTYDYDYEHSVCDKETVRSFASVFLPVVYALALVVGLAGNTLVVVVYTSKLRLRTLTDVCILNLAISDLLLLLTLPFWAADAVHGWKLGSAACKITSFLYSANFSCGMLLLACISVDRYRAVTQSPSGRTGTGARLRRQWLLVCVVLWAVASFLGLPELIFSKVKHSHNRTACTAVYPHSMARPAKAALELLEVTLRFLLPFLVMVACYCSVGRILSRAAGVQRDRKWRALRVLLAVVAVFLLTQLPYNVVKLCRAMDVIYNLVTNCDVSKGLDHALQVTESLALSHACINPLLYAFLGSSFRVHVLKTAKQLGQRLKRHSRRVKEEPAVEISLNTCNPAQSQSGSEDQDTSTFTI